CAGCCCGCCCAGCCGCGGTATGGCGTGAGTATGGACCTTTCTCGCATTAGGTTTGTCAACGGCGCCGACTTTAATTGCCAACTTTTTAACGCCTGGCGTCAATACATATGCAACTATGAGGGCAATCAAAAACGGCACAAAATATTCAAGCACAACACACGCCTACTTTCCGTAACATCATTAGTTTGTCAGACTGCGCATCGGTGCAGGGATGCGTCCGCCGCGGGCGATAAATGCGTCCGACTTGTATTTATTTACGTTGATAATCGGGCAGTAGCCAAGAAGGCCGCCGAATTCAACCGTATCGCCGACGTCTTTGCCCGGAACGGGAATGACGCGGACGGCTGTCGTCTTGTTGTTAATCATGCCGATAGCCGCTTCATCGGCAATAATAGCGGAAATCGTCGCCGCCGACGTATCGCCGGGAATGGCGATCATGTCGAGGCCGACGGAGCACACGCAGGTCATAGCTTCCAGTTTTTCCAAGGTCAGGCTGCCTCTGCCGACGGCTTCCAGCATCCCCTTGTCTTCGCTGACAGGAATAAACGCGCCCGACAAGCCGCCGACGCGGGACGAAGCCATGAGGCCGCCCTTTTTCACCGCGTCGTTCAGCAAAGCCAGAGCCGCCGTCGTACCGCAGGCGCCGCAGCTTTCAAGACCCATTTCTTCCAAAATGTCGGCTACGCTGTCGCCGACAGCCGGCGTAGGAGCTAAGGACAGGTCGATGATGCCGAAGGGAACGTTGAGCCGCTTCGACGCTTCCATGGCGACGAGCTGCCCTACGCGGGTAATCTTGAAGGCCGTCTTCTTGATCGTTTCGGCAACGACATCGAAAGGTTCGCCCTTGACATTTTCCAATGCCCGTTTGACGACGCCCGGTCCGCTGACGCCGACGCTGACACAGCAGTCGCCGTTCGTCACGCCGTGGAAGGCGCCGGCCATGAAGGGGTTGTCTTCAACGGCGTTGGAAAATACAACCAATTTCGCGCAGCCTAAGGCATCCTTATCCTTCGTCCGTTCGGCCAAATCCTTGAATACCCGGCCCATTTCAGCGATGGCATCCATGTTGAGGCCGGCTTTCGTCGAGCCGACGGCAACGGAGCTGCATACCAAATCGGTGCAGGCCAGGCTTTCGGCGATGGAGTCGATGAGACGGCGGTCGCCGTCCGTAAAGCCCCGTTCCACCAGCGCGGAAAAACCGCCGATGAAGTCGATACCGATTTCCTTCGCCGCCTTGTCGAGCGTTCTGGCGATTTCAACGTAATTCGTCAAATCGCTGGCTCCGGCTACCAGGCTGATAGGCGTAACGGCTACGCGCTTGTTAATGATCGGCACGCCGTATTCGCGGGCAATGTCTTCGCCCGTCTTGACGAGGTTCTCGCCGTACGACGTGATTTTATCGTAAATATTGCGGCATAATACCTTGCCGTCGCTGGAACAGCAGTCAAGAAGACTAATCCCCATCGTAATCGTACGGACGTCCAGATTATTCTTCTGTATCATTTGATTCGTTTCTAATACGTCATGGATTGTCAGCATACCCGGTTCTCCTTATCCTACTTGATGCATCGCATCGAAAATGGCCTGGTTCTGCGCCCGGATTTCTACGCCCAGGGCGTCGCCCTTTTCCCGCAGGATAGCCTGAAGGCCTTCCAAATCGACGGTCGACTGCTCCATGTCTACGATCATCGCCATATTGAAAATACCGTCCAAAATGACCTGATTTATCGTCATAATATTAATCTGGTGTTCTGCCATGACCTGGCTTACTGTAGCGATAATGCCAGTCCGGTCTACTCCGACTACGGTGATAACAACTTTCATGGGGATTCCACTCCTTTATTGCATATCTTTAATTTCTTTCTAATCTACCATGCCCTTTATTATACCATAAGTCAATCGCAAAATTCTACTGCTGCGCCACATAATAGCGCCGTTTCGCCGCGCCGCTTACGGAAATTCCCCGGAAAAGAAAGGACACGCTTTCGCCCGTCCTTTCTTCTTTCCGTTAAGGTATAGTATTGTCTTATTTAGCCAAAGCCTTGGAAATCAGCGCCTTGCCTTCTTCCAGCAGCGCCGCCGCCTGTTCCTGGGATACGAAGCTTTCTGCATACAGCTTGTACAGATCTTCCGTACCGGACGGGCGCGCCGCTACCCAGCCGTCGTCGGTCGCGATCTTGACGCCGCCGATAGCGAAGTCGCCGTATGGGGACTTGGACAGCACCGCCTTGATTTCACTGCCGCACAGGGTCTTTTCCGTAACGTCGCTTTCCGTCAGGGAGCTGATCTGATCCTTTTCTTCCAGCGTCGCCGGCGCATCGCTGCGCATCGTGTACGGACGGCCCAGCTTTTCGCACAAATCATTGTAGTAGTCGATAGGCGATTTGCCCGTAACGGCCTTGATTTCCGCAGCTAAGAGGCACATGATCATGCCGTCTTTATCCGTCGTCCAGACGCTGCCGTCTTTCGCGACAAAGGAGCCGCCGGCGCTTTCTTCGCCGGAAAAGGCGATTTTACCTTCCGTGTACAAGGAGCCGAAATATTTAAAGCCGACGGGCACTTCGTAGCAGGGAATACCGAGCATAGCCGCCGAGCGGGCCAGCATATCCGTCGTGACAACGGTCTTGGCGATACCCCGTCCGGCAAAGTTGCGGTGAGTCATCAGATAGTGGGACGCCACCGTCAGGTAAGCGTTGGCCGAAATCATGCCCTGCGCGCCGGAAACGATGCCGAAACGGTCGTAGTCCGGGTCGTTGGCTAAAATCAGGTCGTATTTGTCCTTGCTCTGCGTAACGGCCGACATGACGTATGCCGACGAGCAGTCCATGCGGACCTTGCCGTCATGGTCGTAATTCATGAAGGTAAACTGCGGATCGTACGTATCATTGACGAAGTCGATGGGAATATGATACTGTTCCGAAATCTTGTGCCAGTAATTCATGCCCGAGCCGCCCAGAGCGTTGACCATAATGCGCAGGTTCGCGCCGCGGATAGCGTCCATATCGATAATGGATTCAAGTTCTGCCACATACAGTCCCTTGTAGTCGTACGGCACGACCCACTGGCTGTTCTTCGCGTCTTCATAGGACATGCTCTTGACTTCGGCGTTATGGCCGGCCAGCAGGCGGTTTGCTTCCGCTTCAATCGCCTTGGTAATATCCGATTCTGCCGGGCCGCCGGTAATCGGGTTGTACTTGATACCGCCGTGTTCGGGAGGATTATGGGACGGCGTAATGATCAAGCCGTCGGCCAGCTTTTCGCTGCGGCAGTCATTGTAGCGGAGAATGGCCCGCGATACGGACGGCGTCGGCACAAAGTCATTTTCGCTGTCTACATAAGCCGTAACGCCGTTAGCCGCCAATACGCCCAAGACCGTTTCATAGGCCAGCTTGGACAAATAGTGGGTATCTTCACCGACGAACAAGGGGCCTTCTGCGCCGAACTGCTTGCGGAAGTTGCAGACAGCCTGGGCAATAGCCGCGACGTGGTCGGCCGTAAAGCTGCCGTTTCCAGCCTGTCCGCGATGGCCCGACGTGCCAAAGCGCACCTGCTGATGCGGATCGCTTACGTCAGGATGAGTATTGGCATAGGCCGCCGCAATAGCCTGCAAATCAATATAATCCTCTTTTCTTACTTTCGTTCCTGCTAATTCATGTACTGCCATTTCTGATCACCTGATTCGATTTTGACAAGCATACTGCTTTTCTATACAATAAGAATGCAATATAAAGGCAAACTTACATTTACTGCTTGCAGCATGCTGCAAAAGTAATATTTTATGTTTATTATACCAAATTTTCTTGAATTACGACAGTAAGTTATCCAAAGAAAGGATGAAGACCCATGAAATGCATTTCCTGGAATGTAAACGGCCTGCGCGCCGTAATGAAAAAAGGATTTATGGATGTTTTTTCCGCTCTGGACGCCGATATTTTCTGCCTGCAGGAAACAAAGCTCCAGGAAGGTCAAATTGATCTGGACTTGCCCGGCTACGAGCAATATTGGAACTACGCCGACCGGAAGGGCTACAGCGGCACGGCCATCTTTACGAAACGCAAGCCCCTGTCCTGCTCGTACGGCATGGGCATCGACGAACACGACCATGAAGGCCGCCTGATTACGCTGGAATTCGATGACATATACTTCGTCACCTGCTACACCCCCAACAGTCAGTCGGAACTAGCCCGTCTCGACTACCGCATGACCTGGGAAGACGATTTTCGCCGCTATCTCGTCGAGCTCAACAAAACCAAGCCTGTCGTGCTGTGCGGCGACCTGAACGTGGCCCACGAAGAAATCGACTTAAAAAATCCCAAGACCAACCGCAAAAACGCCGGCTTTTCCGACGAAGAACGGCAGAAGATGACAGAACTGCTGGCCGCCGGATTTACAGACACGTGGCGCTATTTCTATCCTGACAAAGAAGGCGTGTACTCCTGGTGGAGCTATCGCTTCAAAGCCCGTCAGAACAACGCCGGATGGCGCATTGACTATTTCATCACGTCCAAAGATTTGGACAGCCGGTTAGAACAAGCCGAAATCTACACCGACATCACAGGCAGCGACCACTGCCCAGTCGGATTAGTGCTGAAGTAAATCGTATACCTGCCTTTATAGAAATACCCCTGCCGGTGCGGCAGGGGTATTTGCATGCATATTTTTCTATTTATTAAAATGCGTTGTGAGAGTATTCATAATACAAATCGGTCAGTTCATCCATCTTGTCATTCATGACGACCATGAGGTCCGAAGCGGCGTCGTAGTCGTTAGCGGCCAAGGCCTTTTTAATCTTGGAGAAGATGGACAAGCTCTTATCCGTATCGCGGCCTAATTCCGTGCGGAGGGCGTTGATCTTCGTCCACCGTTCGGCTTCCAGCGGATTGGTATCGGCTTCCATGTGCAGCGGTTTTGCCGAAATGACCTTGGACAAGTTGTCGGGGATAATACGGAACTGCAGTTCCAAGGCCCAGCGATTCAGGGCGCCCAATTTAAACGATTCCATGATGCGCTTTTCAAAAGCCGGGCAGGCCAAAGTATCCAATTTTTCCGGATGGAGTTCGAGAGCTTTGAAGTTTTCCCATACGGTGCGCGGAGCTTTACCGAACATGGCGTCCCGTTCCGCTGCCGTGAATTCTTCAAATACGTCGACTTCAGAGCGATATGCCCGGTCTTTTTCCAGATAATCGGCGGCTTCGCCCGGTTTCTTAGACAGCTCAGCCAGCAATTCGGCCGGCGTCTTGCCGCTGGAAAGGGCGTACTTAATGCCGTCGAGAGCGCTGAGGTAGCCCATGGCGATGGCGATATACGTGTTGGTAAAGGGGTTGGGAGCGCGCAGCTCGAAGCGGGTTCCGTTCGGGCTGTCAACGCTGCGGATTAAGCCGATCAGGACGGAACGATTACGGGTCGGAACGTCCGGCGTTTCGCCGCCCAGGGACGTTACGATGCAGACCGGCGCTTCAAAGCCCGGTTTCAAGCGGTTCAGCGAGTCCGTCGTCGCCGAAACGAAGGGATTCATGACTTCATAGTGCTTCAGTATGCCCATGATAGCGCCGTAGCCGAGGGACGACATAAATTCTTCATTCATATCGTCGGGGTTGAACAGGTTGACGAATTTGCCGCTCTTTAAGATAGCGCCCAATCCGAAGTGGGTGTGTTCGCCGGAGCCGGCAACACCCTGAATCGGTTTGGCCTGGAAGGTAACTTCGAGACCGTTTTCGCGGAATACTTCGCGGACGATGATGCGGGCTTGGATTTCGTTGTCCGCCGTCTGTACGGGATCGTTGGTAAATTTCCAGTCGACTTCGATCTGTTCCAATACGAAAATCAATTTGCCCGAATCGTCAATCTGAGCTTTAATGCCGCCGACTTCCTTATGGCCCATTTCAGGATTGAGGCCGTATTTTTCAAGACGTTCGACAGTCTGTTCCAAGGCCGTGCGGACGACGCCGTGCGTGCGCTGCCAGTACTGTTCCTGCAATTTCTGAGAAGCCGAAAGGAGGCGCGTTTCTACGTCCTGGCTCGGTGTCTTGACCCAGAATTCCAATTCCGTCGCTGTCGTGAATACGATTTTTTCGATGTCGTCGGGGTTGACAGACAAGCCTTTAATCCCGTATTTTTTAATCAGCGCTAATATCTGTTCGCCAACATAATCCGTCGTATTGCGGAGAATCGAACGGGAATCGATGTAGCCCGTCGCATGGCACAAAAAGCTCGGAATACGCAGTGTGCCTACAGGACGGCCCGTAGCCGGGTCGATATTACCGTCGTTGTAGTCTACGAACCAGTTGACGCTAGGATCTGCTTTCATATCGACGCGAGCGTCCGACAATGTAGCAATCCCGGGAAGTACGACAGAAGAACCATCAGTCTGCACAGCCGTGCCGTTGAAGAATTTTTCATAATCGTCGAAAAATACGGAAATAGGAATCTTTTCATCCGTATCGTTGCCGGCCAGATCGACACCGACGAGAGATACGAACTTAATTTCCGGGTGCTGTTCCAATAACGCCAGCACGCCTTCCTTGCCATACTGCCCTGCCGGAATTACGTATACCAAATCATCTTTTACCATAGGTACATCCTCCTTTTAATACAAAAAGACTCCGCCCCTGCTATCTTTTCAGATATAGGTTCGAAGTCTTCTTTGACTTTGCATACATGATTTTGTTGTCGTAAATCATGTTAAAATAATACAATCAATTAGTTTATTTGTCAATATATTTTATGATAAAAACTAATTATGTTGTAAAATTTCTTTGACAATAGCTGAAACAACTTTTCCGTCGGCCTTGCCCTTTACATGCGGCATAACCGCCTTCATGACATCGCCCATCTTCATGCCGTCGTTTCCGGCGACGATGTCCGTCACGATCTTCCGGATTTCATCTTCCGAAAGCTGCTTGGGCATATACTTTTCCAGGACGGCCATTTCTGCCTTTACCTGTTCTACCAGATCGGCGCGGCCGGCCTTTTCAAAATCTGCCAACGATTCTTTGCGCTGTTTCATTTCTTTCGCAATGACTGCTCCGACGCCAGCGTCGTCTAATTCGCATTTACCGTCGATTTCCGTATTGCGGATAGCCGAGCGGACCATGCGGATCACCGATAACGCCGTCTTTCCTGCTTCTTTCGCTTTCATTGCGTCTTTCATGTCCTGAAGCAGTTGTTCCTTTAGAGACATGGTATCACCCTTCTTACTGTTGACGATTATGCTCTGTATTTCCGTTTACGTGCTGCTTCGGATTTTTTCTTTCTCCGTACACTCGGTTTTTCATAGTGTTCGCGTTTCCGTACTTCGGAGAGAACACCTGCCTTTTGGCAAGAACGCTTGAAGCGGCGAAGTGCGCTGTCCAACGTTTCGTTTTTACCTACTTTGATTTCTGCCATCTATTATCCCTCCCTCCAAATTATGTTAGGGAGTGCTTTTATTGCACACAATGAAATTATACTCAAAATGAGTCATTTTGTCAAATGGGACTGACTGACCGCCCTTGCATCGTTACACAGGCCGCAAAGCCAGCAGTCATGAGCTGTTTCGCCGTATTGTTATCCCCTTTCGGCAGGAGCATCGTACGATGGAGACAACATAAATCTGTCAAATAGGCTCTATATTGCAGTAAAAATATCGTAATATCCCGCCTACTCGCGAATAAATTGACTGAATACGTAATTCCCATAATCCCGGCCCAAGGCAGTCATGCGGCAGCCGGCCGGCGTTGCCTCCAACATTTTCTGTGCCAGAAGACGATGCAGCACGTCGGCAAACTCGTCTTCTACAGAACAGCCGAAGCGCTGCCGAAAATCGGCGTAGTCAATGCCTTTGCGCATGCGCAGGGCTAAAAAACAATAGTCCTCGACGGCTCGGTTTCGGTCAATGACAACGCGTTCCGCCGCCGCGTCTTCCCTGCCGGCCTTGCGGATATACAGGGGAATATTCGCAATATTAGCCCAGCGTTCGTCATGATAAAAGGAATGAGCCGACGGCCCGAAGCCGACGTACGGTTCGTACTGCCAATACTTGCAGTTGTGCCGGGACAAACAGCCGTCCTTGGCATAGCTGGAAATTTCATAGTGCGAAAAGCCCAGCCGGTGCATAGCCCGATGAACGGCCTGCCCCATTTGTTCTATCTCCTCGTCGTTCGGAAGAAGGCAGCGGCCTTTGCGCAAATCATCCCACAAGGGCGTATGCTCTTCTACGATAAGGCTGTATATGGACGCGTGGCATACGGGCAAGGACGCCAGCACTTCCATATCGGCGCGGACCATCTCTTCCGTCTGCCCCGGCAGGCCGTACATGAGGTCGATGGAAATATTTCTGACGCCGCCGTCCCAAACGGCCTGCACAGCTCGTTTTCCCTCGTCTGCCGTGTGAACCCGTCCGAGAAAGCGCAGCATGCCATCGTCGAAGGACTGAATGCCGAGACTCATGCGGTTGATGCCAAGAGCCGCCAGCTCGCGGACGTACTGGCAGCTCACGCTGTCCGGATTCGCCTCCACTGTAATTTCCGCATCAGCGGCAATGTCAAAATGCGCCTCGATGCATTTCATGATGGAGCCGATTTGGCCGGCCCGCAGCAGCGACGGCGTACCGCCTCCGAAATAAACAGTATCAGCCTGCTCCCCGCGGGGAAACAGGCTGATTTCGCGGCATACGGCGTCGACGTAGGCGTCGATATACGATTCGACGCCGCTGTACGACGGAAAGTCGCAGTACCGGCATTTTTTGACGCAAAACGGGACGTGCACGTATAGGCCGATCATTTGTCGTCTACCTGCAGGACGGCCATGAAAGCTTCCTGAGGAATTTCGACGGTGCCGAACTGCTTCATGCGCTTCTTCCCTTCTTTCTGCTTTTCCAGCAGCTTGCGCTTACGCGTAATATCGCCGCCGTAGCACTTGGCCAATACGTCCTTGCGCAGGGCCGCGACGTTTTCCCGGGCAATAATCTTGTTGCCCAGCGCGGCCTGAATGGGGATCTGGAACAGCTGGCGCGGAATGAGGCTGCGCAGCTTTTCGACAAGAGCCCGGCCGCGGCGGGCGGCAAATTCGCGATGTACGATGACGCTCAGGGCGTCGACGACTTCGCCGTTGATGAGGATATCCATCTTCACCATAGGCGAGGACTGATACCCGTTGAGCTCGTAATCAAGAGACGCATACCCTCGCGTCGCCGATTTCAAAACATCGAAATAGTCGTATAATATTTCACACAACGGAAGATTATATACAAGAGAAACTCTCGTTTCATCGAGATAATCCATCGTCTCATACTGGCCGCGGCGATTTTGGGAAATTTCCATGACCGTGCCGACCATTTCCTTCGGAATGATAATCGTCGTCTTGACGAAGGGTTCTTCGATATGATCGATTTTCGTCATATCCGGCATGAGAGCCGGGTTGTCTACCTCAACCATCGTGCCGTCCGTGCAGTACACGTGGTAAATAACAGACGGAGCCGTCGTAATCAGCGTCAGGCCGTATTCCCGCTCCAATCGTTCGCGGACGACGTCCATGTGCAGCAGGCCCAGAAAGCCGCAGCGGAAACCAAAGCCCAAGGCCGTCGACGTCTCCGGTTCAAATAACAGGGCCGCATCGTTGAGGTGAAGCTTTTCCAGGGCGTCGCGCAGGTTATCGTAATCGTTCGTTTCAACGGGATATAAGCCGCAGTATACCATCGGCACGGCTTTGCGGTAGCCCGGCAGGGCTTCCGACGCCGGATTATCGGCCAGCGTCACCGTATCGCCGACGCGGCAGTCGCGAACGTTCTTCATGCTGGCAGCTAAATAGCCTACGCTGCCGCATTCCAGCGACGGCACGGGATACATCTGCGGCAGGAAAACGCCCGTTTCGATGACTTCGAACTCCTTGCCTGAAGCCATCATGCGGATGCGGTCGCCAGGCTTGACGCTGCCTTCCATGATGCGGATGTTGGCAATAGCCCCTTTGTACGGGTCGAAATGGGAGTCGAAAATAAGAGCCCGCAACGGTTTGTCGGGAGCGTCAGCCGGCTCGGGAACGTGCTTTACGATCGCTTCGAGCACGTCGTCTATGCCGACGCCGGTCTTCGCGCTGACCAGTATAGCTTCCGACGCGTCCAGCCCGATGAGGTCTTCAATTTCCTTACGCACCCGGTCGGGATCGGCGCTGGGCAAGTCAATTTTATTGATGATAGGAATGATTTCCAAATCATGTTCCAAGGCCAAGTACACGTTTGCCAATGTCTGCGCTTCTACGCCCTGCGTTGCGTCGACGATGAGCAGCGCCCCCTCGCAGGCCGCCAGGCTGCGGGATACTTCGTAGTTGAAGTCGACATGGCCCGGCGTGTCGATCAAGTTCAGCGTGTACTGATGACCGTCTTTCGCATCGTACATGAGACGCGCCGACTGGGCTTTGATGGTAATGCCTCGTTCACGTTCCAAATCCATCGTATCGAGCAGCTGATCTTCCATTTCACGCTGCGAAACGGTTCCTGTCCGTTCCAGCAGCCGGTCGGCCAGCGTCGATTTCCCATGGTCTATATGGGCAATAATTGAAAAATTGCGAATATATTTTGTCGCCACGTTATCTCTCCTCTTTCAGTATTTCAATTTACATAATGATGCCGCCGCCTAAAACGCGGTCGCCCGTCTCGGCGTCGTACAGGACCAGTGCCTGTCCCGCCGTGACCGCCCGCTGGGGCTGGTCGAAGGTAACGCAGATACGGCCATGTTCTTCCAGTTGGACCGTGCAGGACGATTCCTTGGCGGCATAGCGTATTTTTCCCAAAGCGCGGAAGCGTCCTTCAGGCTCTCCTTCTACCCACGATACGCCTTCGGCCCGTACCTCTGCAGAAAATAAATCGTCGTTCGAACCGACGACGACCTGGTTACGAGCCACATCCAGTGCCGTAACGTAATACGGCCCGCCGGGACCGCCCAAATTCAAGCCGCGGCGCTGGCCAATTGTATACGCCGGAATGCCTTCGTGCCGGCCGACGACTCGGCCGTCTGCATCGACAAAATTTCCGGCCTTAAACATGCCGGCCCGTTCCCGGCGCAGAAATCCCTTGTAGTCATTATCGGGAATAAAGCAAATATCCTGGCTCTCCGGTTTATTAAACACGGGCAACCCCCATTCCTGCGCCATCGCCCGCGTATCGCTTTTTTCAAAATCAGCCATAGGGAACAAGACGTGGGGAAGCAGATCCTGCGTCAGCTGATACAGCACGTACGATTGATCCTTGCGCCGGTCTGAACCGCGAAGCAGCGTATACACGCCCCGTTCCGCATCGTAGGCCGTGCGGGCATAATGCCCCGTCGCCAGCAGGTCGGCGCCTCGACGGCGCGCTTCGTCCCACAGCCGGCCAAATTTAACGCACCGATTGCAGGCAACGCAGGGATTGGGCGTCTTTCCCCGACCGTAAGCGTCGATAAAATATTCTACGACATCGCGCCGGAAGGTGTCGCTAAAGTCCAGCGTGTCATGGGGAATTCCCAATATATCGGCTACAGCCTTGGCATCGGCGGCGCTTTTTTCCGCCGCTTCGCCATCCCACAAGCGCATCGTAATGCCGATGACATCATATCCCTTTCGTTTCAGCAGCGCCGCTGTAACGGAACTGTCCACGCCGCCGCTCATGGCAACGGCAACTCGTTTCTGCATGGTATATTCCCCCCTTTTTGCACGACGCGGCTCTGCCGTATCTGCCGTCTCTGCAAGACAATACAGCGGCCGGCGCCCGTTTGCTCCAGGAGCCGCCGCTAGTGTACCACATAGTAGTCAAAGCTTCCTGTATTGAAGCCTATTATTAATAATATCATAATATATTGGCAGTGGCTAGTAACAGCCGCATAAAAAAGGGCCGCATCAGCGCAGCCCTTTGAAAATCACATCTTATCTGTTTTTTATAACCTTTTTCAGCACGATGACCACCGGCACGGTAATAATGGCCGACACCACGGCTTCGGGAATCCCGTTGAACAGGCAGACGCCTACGATGATGTTGACGACGTTATCCAAGGGAATATTGCGGAGCTCGGCAAAGTCCTTTGCATAAATCAGGTAAATACCGCCCATAACGCCGACCGTATTGATGACCGAGCCGGTAAAGCCGGCAACAGCCAGACTGAACGATTCCTTGTGAATCGCCTTCCATACGGCTTTATACACATAATAGGTCCCCAAGCCGATCAGTACGCGGGGAACGACGGAAATCAGCGGATTTAAAAAGGCGAAGGACAATACGACAGGCGTCGTAATCGCCTGAAA
This region of Megasphaera stantonii genomic DNA includes:
- the mnmA gene encoding tRNA 2-thiouridine(34) synthase MnmA, whose protein sequence is MQKRVAVAMSGGVDSSVTAALLKRKGYDVIGITMRLWDGEAAEKSAADAKAVADILGIPHDTLDFSDTFRRDVVEYFIDAYGRGKTPNPCVACNRCVKFGRLWDEARRRGADLLATGHYARTAYDAERGVYTLLRGSDRRKDQSYVLYQLTQDLLPHVLFPMADFEKSDTRAMAQEWGLPVFNKPESQDICFIPDNDYKGFLRRERAGMFKAGNFVDADGRVVGRHEGIPAYTIGQRRGLNLGGPGGPYYVTALDVARNQVVVGSNDDLFSAEVRAEGVSWVEGEPEGRFRALGKIRYAAKESSCTVQLEEHGRICVTFDQPQRAVTAGQALVLYDAETGDRVLGGGIIM
- a CDS encoding ECF transporter S component; protein product: MQKEMGVKAPGGVRKRALLTTRELTIVGMLSGITMLLGLTGYGFIPLPLMKATILHVPVIIGALVAGPRVGVMVGFIFGCFSIFQAITTPVVLSFAFLNPLISVVPRVLIGLGTYYVYKAVWKAIHKESFSLAVAGFTGSVINTVGVMGGIYLIYAKDFAELRNIPLDNVVNIIVGVCLFNGIPEAVVSAIITVPVVIVLKKVIKNR